Proteins encoded by one window of Rutidosis leptorrhynchoides isolate AG116_Rl617_1_P2 chromosome 7, CSIRO_AGI_Rlap_v1, whole genome shotgun sequence:
- the LOC139857508 gene encoding BTB/POZ domain-containing protein At5g66560-like, with the protein MTFHLHKFPLMAKSKKLHDLITEQEVNLNSSPVSAQKNDNQEDKDEIHEKNETPAPVVAPEVEERNCHLAFPDFPGGPEAFEMAAKFCYTVKIELSSSNVAPLRCAGETLEMTEEYCEDNLVSKTEIFLTQTVLKSLKDSIVTLKSCESLMPLADSLAIVERCINSIVAKVSSFDPSLFSWPVSETTPTKEDWWIDELTVVSPPLFNRAIKAMKSQNLDNGIIKNCLLCYAKKHIPGINRTNRKPTHTSKPAEVDQKELLETIVTNLPEQNCSGSSSDMKIFFGMLRTANILNTSDETKSVLEKNIGFGFEQATIDELLMPSYSYLSETLYDVDCIQRILAQFLQNVEDKPQALMLVGKLIDGYLSEIALDANLKPEKFCELAVALPENARVYDDGLYRAVDVYIKAHPWISEADREKVSGVLDCRKLTLEACTHAAQNERLPLRAVVQVLFFEQLQLRQAIAGTLMAGELGASDWERSPAGIRQEDGQQEDERAGEVTWRAAVRENQVLRLGMDSMRTRVHELERECTTMKKAIEKIDKVGWRDSVTRKFGCTFKTQVCDSHEPTVVETRKGGRSSHVNHRRSKR; encoded by the exons ATGACCTTCCATCTTCATAAG TTTCCTTTAATGGCCAAGAGTAAAAAGCTTCATGACTTAATAACAGAACAAGAAGTTAATCTCAATTCGAGTCCTGTTTCGGCTCAAAAGAATGATAATCAAGAAGATAAAGATGAGATCCATGAAAAAAATGAGACTCCGGCGCCTGTGGTGGCGCCGGAGGTGGAGGAACGTAACTGCCATCTTGCGTTTCCGGACTTTCCAGGAGGTCCGGAAGCGTTTGAGATGGCAGCTAAATTCTGTTACACCGTTAAAATCGAGTTGTCATCGTCCAACGTAGCTCCGCTACGTTGCGCTGGAGAAACGTTGGAGATGACCGAAGAGTATTGTGAAGATAATCTCGTTTCAAAAACGGAGATCTTTCTAACACAAACGGTTTTAAAAAGTTTAAAAGATTCGATAGTGACGTTGAAATCATGTGAATCTCTTATGCCTTTGGCTGACTCTCTTGCCATTGTCGAAAGATGCATCAACTCAATTGTTGCCAAAGTTTCTTCGTTCGATCCGTCCCTTTTTAGTTGGCCAGTAAGTGAAACAACACCAACTAAAGAAGATTGGTGGATCGATGAACTAACTGTCGTTAGTCCGCCGTTATTTAACCGTGCAATTAAAGCCATGAAAAGTCAAAATCTAGATAACGGAATCATCAAAAACTGTCTTCTTTGTTATGCAAAGAAACACATTCCAGGGATCAATCGCACAAATCGAAAACCTACGCATACATCTAAACCAGCAGAGGTTGATCAAAAGGAGCTATTGGAAACAATCGTTACGAATCTTCCAGAACAAAACTGTTCTGGATCTTCATCGGATATGAAGATATTTTTCGGAATGTTAAGAACAGCAAACATTTTGAACACGTCTGATGAGACTAAATCGGTTTTAGAGAAGAATATCGGGTTCGGATTCGAACAAGCGACTATAGACGAGCTTCTAATGCCGAGTTATTCGTATCTCAGTGAAACGTTATATGATGTTGATTGTATTCAAAGGATATTAGCTCAGTTTCTTCAAAATGTGGAGGATAAACCTCAAGCGTTAATGCTCGTCGGGAAATTAATCGATGGGTATTTGTCGGAGATCGCTTTAGATGCTAATCTTAAACCGGAGAAGTTTTGTGAACTTGCCGTTGCATTGCCGGAAAATGCTAGGGTTTATGATGACGGTCTTTATAGAGCCGTCGACGTTTATATTAAG GCGCATCCGTGGATATCGGAGGCCGACCGTGAGAAAGTTTCGGGAGTACTAGACTGTCGAAAACTAACATTAGAAGCGTGCACTCACGCTGCGCAAAACGAACGGCTTCCGCTGCGAGCGGTAGTGCAAGTGTTGTTTTTTGAGCAGCTTCAGCTACGACAGGCGATAGCTGGGACGTTAATGGCGGGTGAATTAGGAGCGTCGGATTGGGAGAGGTCACCAGCAGGAATACGACAAGAAGATGGGCAACAAGAGGACGAAAGAGCGGGTGAGGTGACGTGGAGGGCGGCTGTGAGAGAGAATCAGGTGTTACGATTAGGAATGGATAGCATGAGGACGCGGGTACATGAATTGGAGCGTGAGTGTACGACAATGAAAAAAGCGATTGAGAAAATTGATAAGGTGGGTTGGAGAGACTCGGTCACGAGGAAATTTGGGTGTACGTTTAAGACTCAAGTGTGTGATTCGCATGAGCCAACTGTAGTCGAGACTCGAAAAGGTGGTCGGAGTAGTCATGTGAACCACCGTCGGTCTAAACGATAG
- the LOC139859108 gene encoding uncharacterized protein, protein MQEIGMCLNQARTSILVNGSPTNEFYIKSGLRQGDPLSPFLFLIIMEGLHVDIKKAVDSGIIKGAQVGSFNKKIPHLFYADDAILVSEWSCEEMDNIIRIFKIFHLASGLRINIQKSHLYGVGVNQTELDDLLEFHYRTFQEEIIYMEGTKMAWIKCDTILSSFEKGGLNIGSLESFNMALLFKWVWKYSTESKALWKDVIFSIYGPDVDKLHSIDSSRGYWANIVKCYVEAQHQSLIPQNPIKFKLGSGSSIRFWTDCLLTDKPFCESFNSLFHLASYKNCTIAEKYINGEWKWFWNRNNLGSRNLQYLADLKGIIDPILPTTVIDSLT, encoded by the exons ATGCAAGAGATTGGTATGTGTTTGAATCAAGCACGTACTTCAATTTTGGTTAATGGTAGTCCAACTAACGAATTTTATATCAAGAGCGGGCTTCGTCAAGGAGATCCGTTAAGTCCATTCTTATTTTTGATAATTATGGAAGGTCTTCATGTTGATATTAAAAAGGCTGTTGATTCAGGAATCATAAAAGGTGCTCAAGTTGGTTCGTTTAACAAGAAAATTCCTCATTTGTTTTATGCGGATGATGCAATTCTAGTCTCGGAATGGAGTTGTGAAGAAATGGATAATATTATTCGTATCTTTAAGATTTTTCATCTAGCTTCGGGGTTGAGGATAAATATTCAAAAATCACATCTTTATGGTGTAGGAGTTAACCAAACAGAACTTGATGATTTG TTGGAATTCCATTATCGAACGTTTCAAGAAGAGATTATCTACATGGAAGGCAC AAAAATGGCTTGGATCAAATGCGATACAATCCTATCTTCGTTTGAAAAAGGGGGTCTAAATATTGGAAGTTTGGAATCGTTTAATATGGCACTTTTATTCAAATGGGTATGGAAATATAGCACAGAATCAAAAGCCTTATGGAAAGATGTGATATTTTCTATATATGGTCCTGATGTCGATAAATTACACTCAATTGATTCTAGTCGTGGTTATTGGGCTAATATAGTGAAGTGTTATGTTGAGGCCCAACATCAGAGTTTAATACCTCAAAATCCTATCAAATTTAAATTGGGCAGTGGTAGCAGCATAAGGTTTTGGACAGATTGTTTGTTAACAGATAAACCTTTTTGTGAATCATTTAACAGCTTGTTTCACTTGGCATCATATAAGAATTGTACGATTGCAGAGAAATACATAAATGGGGAATGGAAGTGGTTTTGGAATAGAAACAATTTGGGTAGTAGAAATTTGCAATATCTTGCGGACTTGAAAGGAATCATTGATCCTATATTGCCTACCACAGTTATTGATTCATTGACTTGA